The genomic region AACGTGTCGGTGGCGGAGTCCAGGATTTCGACGCCATCAAGCTCGTCAAGTTCGGTACCGCCTAAGTCCTCCCCTCCCGGGACTTTTCACAGGCCGCCCCCTCCAGCGGCCCGGTACCGTTCGGCCCTGCTCCGGAACCGCCCACTGTCCCATGACAGCCGGGGCAGGGCCATTTTCTTTTCTGCAGGAAGTTTTACATGGCAATCACACGCCTTTCAGCGCCGCTTGCGGCGGTTTTGACGCTTGAGGAAGTCAAACGGCATCTGCGCATCGAGCACGATGACGACGATGCCTATCTGACGGATCTCATCGCCCAATCGACCGATCACCTTGAAAGCATTTCAGGCCTGCGGCTGATCACCCAGACCTGGCGGCAGTATCTGGATGCAATGCCCAAGGGACGCTGCCTGCGTCTTGCCGTTCAACCGGTGCAGTCGATCATGGAAATGAGGGTATATGGGGAGACGGGCAGTCCGCAGACGGTATCGCCTGTCAATCTGGAGCTTGACCGGGTGTCCAGCCCGCCGCGGCTGGTGGTGCATGAGGCAGTTCAGCCCGCAAGGGCCGTCAACGGCATCGAGATCGACATGGAAGCAGGCTTTGGTGACACACCGGCCGATATACCCGACAGCCTGCGCCGCGCATTGCTGCTGCTTGTTGGCCATGCCTATGAGTTCCGGGGCGCCGTTCCCCTGGAGCAGCAGCCGGCGTGCGAACCGCACGGCTTTCGCACCCTGATCGCACCCTTTCGGGGGATCGGGCTTTGAACGGCCATGCCTTTCTGCAGGCGGGCAGTTTTTCCGTCCGCCTGACGCTGCAGCAGCGCCAGGAAACCGACGATGGCGCCGGGGGCTTTGCTTCGCTGTGGCAGAATCTGGACCCGGTTTGGGCCCGCATCATCCCGGTCGAGGGGATCGTTGCCCATTCCGCCGCCAATCTCGGCCATGCCATTACCCATTGGATTTACATTCGGATGAACAATTCTGTCCGCCCCGGCATGCGGTTCGTCAAGGGTGCCCGCATCTTCGACGTCGATACCGTCCACGACCCCGACGAGACCGGGCGCTATCTCGTCTGCAAGGTGGTGGAACGTTCATGAAACCGGCTTATCGCATCACCGGTAATGATCTGCAGGACCTGCTGAAGCGCCTTGCAAGGC from Salaquimonas pukyongi harbors:
- a CDS encoding head-tail connector protein, giving the protein MAITRLSAPLAAVLTLEEVKRHLRIEHDDDDAYLTDLIAQSTDHLESISGLRLITQTWRQYLDAMPKGRCLRLAVQPVQSIMEMRVYGETGSPQTVSPVNLELDRVSSPPRLVVHEAVQPARAVNGIEIDMEAGFGDTPADIPDSLRRALLLLVGHAYEFRGAVPLEQQPACEPHGFRTLIAPFRGIGL
- a CDS encoding phage head closure protein encodes the protein MNGHAFLQAGSFSVRLTLQQRQETDDGAGGFASLWQNLDPVWARIIPVEGIVAHSAANLGHAITHWIYIRMNNSVRPGMRFVKGARIFDVDTVHDPDETGRYLVCKVVERS